Within the Eucalyptus grandis isolate ANBG69807.140 chromosome 1, ASM1654582v1, whole genome shotgun sequence genome, the region GCTTTTGCTCTATGTCGAAAGGGTGCTGACAAGTCTTTTGCTTTATAAATAGGGGTGATAGAGAAATTTCGATACTTGTATGGTATTTTGATTCGTCCAGCACTTGTTTCTCATTACTTCATTTTACAGCTATTGATCCCTGGCAAAAGATTACTCTGGTGAAGAAGGTCAAGTATCGCAATGCCTTTGTTGAAGCAGCATGGCCATTAGGCAGTGCCATAGAGGCTGTATCATCGTCAAGATAACTGCAGATTGTCTCATATTAGCTTGGCATTCTAAGAGGCACTTGGTTCTGTGATTGTCAGAGGAGGCTGAAGGAAAAAGTAGTTGATTGTTAAAAGTTGACATCAGATCATTACCGAATTCGAATTTTGCGGCCAATATATTCGGAATAATGAGGGAAGAGCATTGATTTATTATTGCCATGTAATTATCTCAGTTCCAATATTCTTTTGACGCGTGCCTGTTGAGATGATTTTGACCCTGTCATATTCTTTTACTTTGCATGTGAACATTGGTGATTGTAATACAAGTGCTCTGTGGTTTTAAGCTTCCCTTTCTTTGGCAATTCATCATGTTTACTTGTTGGTTCTGGTTGgtgtataaaaaataaatgagacaTGAGGGGCCGTGTACGTCAGACCTATAAATCACAGTTTCACACGGAATCCATTGCTGctaattgaagaaattgaaagagtCTAATAACTGCGTTAACTCGATGCAATTTCGTTAGCTTTATTGATTTAGTTGCATTCAAGGATGGAAAAGCATGCATTGAACTTTGCTCGATCCTTGACCGATCCTTGTTTCTCTCCATCAACCATTTAAGATAACGAATAAGACCAATCTAGCAGGTGGATTGATTGGGTTTAGGTTGGATCAAAAATGATTTAAtccaaattgatttatttaattcatttggacctattttaatacaataaataTTTAGTGATCTATACTCAATTCCGAAGAAACTGAGAGCACAAAGTAACTGGACGCGAGATCAAGTGAAGGTGAGTTATAGAGATGAGTTTAgtctaagtaaaaaaaaaattcatttaacattcatattattttagGCAGTATCATTGTGAATCCATTTATGATCAATATTCTAAATATAACTAACTCATGAAATAAATGGGTTCATCATATGTGACTTAAGAAATTGGTTTATAACCCATTTTAACAAATCTATGACGCCCAATTACCTCGGTCAACTAAGTGCAGGTGCCAATGTGCTCTTTCTTGATTGAACACAAGCTTTatcgaagaagaaaaatgtaacAAGGCCGTGGTTATGCAGCAAAAAATTGTCTCAAACCACCTCGCCGACTGCCGGAGGCCGGCCACTAGCATTGCCGTCATGGAAGCTGCTCGCTTCTTTCGGTGCGAGGCCCAATCCGACGCCCCGTAAGCGTTCGTTCGAGCCATTTAACCCCCCAATCAGGCCCGTTCGATAGTCGCTCAACTATCGTCCGTTGACGAAGCAGTCAGGTTTTCCCCGCTCGGTACTTTTCTCGAACACTCGCCATGCATGCCGCCCTCCTTTGCTTCGCGTCAGAATGAGGAGACTCGGGTCGCTCGGCGCCTTCGCTCTGCTCCGCCGCCACTGCAGTTCCGCCCCAACCGGTCCGTCGAAGCGCGCGCTCCTCTCGCCCGCGCTCGACTCCGCGTCGTCCGCTCTCGGCGGTCCCGACCGCGCGCGTCCCCAGGTCTCTGCCCCCGAGGTCTCGTCTCCTTCTCGCGCGCCTCCGGATCCGCGTCCGGTGGCTCCCGGACGTTCTGCCGCTCGCGATGATCTCGACCGCAGCTGCCGCGACGGAGAAggagacgaggaggaggacgaggagggcGACGGGGCCTCGGATTGCGAGGCTGATTTCCGGGAGCGGAAGGTGGTGAGCGAGGCTCTCGCTCGCGATGCGAAATCCATCGTGGACGTGTTACGCGAGACGGCGTCCCGTCGCGTGGAAACGAAGCCTAGGCTCGATAAGTGCGGAGTTGCCGCGTCGTCGGAACTGGTGACGGAGGTTCTTTCGCAGGTCCGAAATGACTGGGAATCGGCGTTCACCTTCTTCCTGTGGGCTGGGAATCAACGGGATTACTCCCACTCGGTTCGGGAATATCACTCCATGATCTCCATTTTGGCGAAGATGAAGAAGTTCGACACTGCCTGGGCGTTGATTGATGAAATGAGAGGAGGCAAGGATCGTCCATGCCTCCTTACTCCTCAGACTCTGCTGATCATGATCAGGCGATACTGTGCTGTGCACAACGTCGGTAAGGCCATCAATACCTTCTACGCGCATAGAAGATATAATTTCGATGTCGGGATTGAGGAGTTCCAGGGTCTGCTCTCTGCGCTTTGTCGGTATAAGAACGTGCGAGATGCGGAGCACTTGCTATTCTGTAACAAGAGTGTGTTCCCTCTCAATACAAAGAGCTTGAATATAATCCTCAATGGCTGGTGTAACGTGATCGTCAGTCCTCGGCAGGGGGAGAGAATTTGGAAAGAGATGAGCAAGAGAGGCATAGCGCATGATGTTGTCTCATATGCTTGTCTCATATCTTGCTATTCGAAATCCAGGAACCTCAACATGGTGCTTAAGCTCTTTAACCGGATGAAGGAATTGGAGATTGCTCCGGATAGGAAAGTTTACAATGCGGTCATTCATGCTCTTGCAAAGGGTAGGCTTGTGAAGGAAGCCGTGAATCTCATGAGAATGATGGATGATAAAGGTATTGCACCCAATGCTGTTACTTACAATTCATTGATCATGCCCCTTTGTAAGGCCCGGAATGTCGATGGAGCTAAAAAGGTCTTTGATGAGATGTTGCAGCAGCGGCTTCACCCTACCATTCGAACTTATAATGCCTTTTTACGTATTCTTAGGACAGGGGAAGAAGTTTTTGAACTCTTAACAAAAATGAAGGAGATGGGATGCCATCCAACTTATGATACGTACATCATGTTGATCAGAAAGTTTTGTCGATGGCGCCAACTTGATAATGTTTTTGAGCTGTGGAATGCAATGACTGAGAATGGATTGAGTCCTGATCGCAGCTCTTATATTGTGTTGATTCATGGACTGTTTCTGAATGGAAAGTTGGAGGAAGCATACAGATATTATTTGGAGATGAAGAACAAGCTGTTTTTGCCCGAGCCTAAAATTGATGAGATGCTTCAAGCATGGGTATCTGGGAAACAAGTAACAGCAATTAGTACGGTGGAGAATCAGCCACATTTTAATCATTTGGATCAAGCTTCCTCTGGAAAACTCAATCGCGAATCAGATTTCCTTCGTCAACCTGAGTCGAGAACAGTTGTGAGAGAGCGGGGATATTCTTTTTGGGAGCACTAGGATAGGGTATATTTGGTCACGCTGTCAATGCATCGTATACAGACATTCCTAAAGGTAGTCTACAAACTTCATCTTTTAGACACTTGGGAAGATAACAGAGAATCCTATGAGGCATACTATTTGTCATTAAAGGTTTATGCAGTTGATTGTACACCCCTCATGTTTGAATTTTGCATGATTATGCCCTTGATGAAGTCATACCATAAGTGAAGGCCAAAAGCAAGTTAGTCCTTCTGACGCTTATGCTGTAATTGGAAGTATTCATATATGTATTTCTCCTCAAATCCCATATTCTTTTGGCAATTACCCTGCAACAAGTACTGGATATAAGAAATTCCAAGTGTTAGATGTGTTGTGGCCCCTTGTGTTTACATAAAAGTCCACGTGACACGGCGAGGCATCTTCCTCCATAGTCACTGTTATTGGAACTTCAAATGCTACGCATGGGGCTTGCTTTTTCCTTTGCAAAATTTGGTCTGCAACATACATGTCAGGATACCATGAAAGTTCATGCTTGATTCACCACAACATTTGTTAGGGTAAACTTGTTTGTAGCTAGCGTGGGTCATGCTCTTCAGAATGATTTAAGGTGCAGTAAATCTGAAACTATGTGTGCATACTTTTCCCTCAATGTGATCTCTGGTCAATCGTGTAATGTGTACCCCTTGGCAAAATAGCAAATTAACATGGGAATAATTTCCTAGCCTCTGGTGATTGTCATCAAGTCAGGGAGAGTTACTGTGATAACTATATTTCTGAGCACAAAAATGTTGGATCTGTAAGGTGTGGATGTTGCCTTATAGGTGATGGTAGCACTAAAGGGAAATCATTTAATCCTATGAAAAATAGGATCTGGTggtgtgtttggcaaatttttcattctttatttGCTGCATTCCATCTACTTATGTTGGTCTTGCTGAAAACATTTGAACATGAAATGACCGAGCACGGGCAAAGGTGAACCAAATGCCGGCAGAACTGTAAAACTGAGATGGGCAGAGTGATTCCTAGCAAAATATGGGTCTCAGTAGGATTTGAGTGAATCTCATGTTTACTTTTGCTTCTGAAATTACTTAACTCCAGTTTCAAGTTTTTGAAGAGAAACTGGATAAACAAGACTGAGCTTATAAGGCCTAGCTGAATAATTATCTTGTACTTTTTATAGTTACGTATAATAGGCTTAAAATTGTCATTAGATGACAATTATACATATTTCATCAAATGAATATAAGAGTATATTGATGCTGAAACCACCAAATAGAAGAGGCCTTTTGGTTCACCTTTCTTTCAGTGAACAGTGTTTGGTTCGGGGTGAAAAAGTAATGGCTAATGGGAATTCAGAAATGAATAGGGTTTCTTTCATGTTTTTCACAAACCTGAGCCCAATGGACCTTCTGTCACCCTGAATGGTGTGTGCATGGCTCACACTAAATGTGCATGTAAACTGGAATGTAGAGGATGGTAGAAGCACTTTTAATAGTTCCACCCTATGTTTTAGCATTCTGGTGAGCATTCAATTCAGATGAATTCACTGTATCACACTTACGCACACGATGTTGAACATTGGATGATGCTTGTCAAGTGTCATGGGCACTGGTTAAAACTCA harbors:
- the LOC104442575 gene encoding pentatricopeptide repeat-containing protein At5g15010, mitochondrial, which gives rise to MRRLGSLGAFALLRRHCSSAPTGPSKRALLSPALDSASSALGGPDRARPQVSAPEVSSPSRAPPDPRPVAPGRSAARDDLDRSCRDGEGDEEEDEEGDGASDCEADFRERKVVSEALARDAKSIVDVLRETASRRVETKPRLDKCGVAASSELVTEVLSQVRNDWESAFTFFLWAGNQRDYSHSVREYHSMISILAKMKKFDTAWALIDEMRGGKDRPCLLTPQTLLIMIRRYCAVHNVGKAINTFYAHRRYNFDVGIEEFQGLLSALCRYKNVRDAEHLLFCNKSVFPLNTKSLNIILNGWCNVIVSPRQGERIWKEMSKRGIAHDVVSYACLISCYSKSRNLNMVLKLFNRMKELEIAPDRKVYNAVIHALAKGRLVKEAVNLMRMMDDKGIAPNAVTYNSLIMPLCKARNVDGAKKVFDEMLQQRLHPTIRTYNAFLRILRTGEEVFELLTKMKEMGCHPTYDTYIMLIRKFCRWRQLDNVFELWNAMTENGLSPDRSSYIVLIHGLFLNGKLEEAYRYYLEMKNKLFLPEPKIDEMLQAWVSGKQVTAISTVENQPHFNHLDQASSGKLNRESDFLRQPESRTVVRERGYSFWEH